A single Pseudomonas sp. DC1.2 DNA region contains:
- the eat gene encoding ethanolamine permease, protein MTVSQLKPTLGTLHLWGLAVGLVISGEYFGWSYGWGTAGTLGFLCTTLMVAVMYTCFIFSFTELTTAIPNAGGPFAYSLRAFGVTGGTIAGLATLIEFVFAPPAIAMAIGAYLNVQYPGLDPKWAAVGAYVVFMTLNIVGVNIAATFELVVTILAVAELLVFMGVVAPGFSFSNFVLGGWAGSDTFGAPAISGMFAAIPFAIWFFLAIEGVAMAAEEAKDPKRTIPRAYIAGILTLVVLAIGVMVMAGGVGDWRTLSNINDPLPQAMKTVVGSNSNWMHMLVWIGLFGLVASFHGIILGYSRQFFALARAGFLPASLAKLSRFQTPHRAIIAGGLVGIASILSDGVISLQGMSLTAAMITMAVFGAIVMYIISMLSLFKLRKSEPNLERSFRAPGYPFVPAIALVLAVVCLAAMIWFNLVIGAIFLGLMVVGALFSKVVRRRGAVALLAAQ, encoded by the coding sequence ATGACTGTTTCACAACTCAAACCGACATTGGGCACCCTGCATTTATGGGGACTGGCCGTAGGGCTGGTGATTTCCGGCGAATACTTTGGCTGGAGCTATGGCTGGGGAACGGCAGGCACGCTGGGCTTTCTCTGCACCACCCTGATGGTGGCAGTGATGTACACCTGTTTCATTTTCAGCTTCACCGAACTGACAACCGCAATCCCTAATGCGGGCGGTCCTTTCGCTTATAGCCTGCGAGCGTTCGGTGTCACTGGCGGGACGATTGCCGGTCTGGCCACGTTGATTGAATTTGTTTTCGCACCGCCCGCCATCGCGATGGCCATTGGCGCCTACCTCAATGTCCAGTATCCGGGGCTTGATCCAAAGTGGGCCGCAGTGGGGGCCTACGTTGTGTTCATGACCCTCAATATCGTGGGCGTGAACATTGCCGCCACCTTTGAACTGGTGGTAACCATACTCGCCGTTGCAGAACTGCTGGTGTTCATGGGCGTGGTAGCGCCTGGCTTCAGCTTCAGTAACTTCGTGTTGGGCGGCTGGGCCGGCTCTGACACGTTCGGCGCGCCGGCCATCAGCGGCATGTTCGCGGCGATTCCGTTTGCCATCTGGTTTTTCCTGGCCATTGAAGGCGTCGCGATGGCTGCCGAAGAGGCCAAGGATCCCAAGCGCACCATTCCTCGGGCCTACATCGCGGGTATTTTGACCCTGGTGGTGCTGGCGATCGGTGTGATGGTCATGGCCGGCGGCGTCGGCGACTGGCGGACCCTGTCCAACATCAACGACCCGCTGCCACAGGCGATGAAAACAGTCGTTGGTAGCAACTCTAACTGGATGCACATGCTGGTATGGATTGGCTTGTTTGGCCTGGTCGCCAGTTTTCACGGAATTATTCTTGGCTACTCGCGGCAGTTCTTCGCCCTGGCCCGTGCCGGTTTCCTGCCCGCCAGCCTGGCCAAACTGTCACGTTTCCAGACGCCACACCGGGCGATCATCGCCGGTGGCCTGGTTGGCATCGCCTCGATTCTCAGCGATGGAGTGATCAGCTTGCAGGGCATGAGCCTGACGGCTGCGATGATCACGATGGCGGTGTTCGGCGCCATTGTGATGTACATCATCAGCATGCTCAGCCTGTTCAAACTGCGTAAAAGCGAACCGAATCTGGAACGCAGCTTCCGTGCCCCAGGTTACCCATTCGTCCCGGCCATCGCCTTGGTCCTGGCCGTGGTGTGCCTGGCAGCGATGATCTGGTTCAACCTCGTCATCGGCGCGATCTTCCTCGGTCTGATGGTGGTGGGCGCGCTGTTCTCTAAAGTGGTCCGCCGCCGCGGTGCCGTCGCACTCTTGGCCGCTCAGTAA
- a CDS encoding ABC transporter permease: MTTVRVNARDVWSHRRVLQRLRPTAAWALAPAATVLFAFWLLPLAQLMVLGGQRREGGDSGYWQVLSSAQYLGSLAQTCVLAAVVTLAALLVGGISGLFLARQHFFGRSALVALLTFPLAFPGVVVGFLVILLAGRQGLFAALGLELAGERWIFAYSLTGLFIGYLYFSIPRVILTVMAACESLDRSLEEAAHSLGAGHWRVVCDVIVPGLAPALVSCGAICFATSMGAFGTAFTLGTRLNVTPVAIYNVFTNYANFSVAAALSVVLGAVTWTVLLLARRLAKQSGTVL; this comes from the coding sequence GTGACGACTGTGCGGGTCAATGCGCGGGACGTCTGGTCCCACCGCCGTGTTTTACAGCGCTTGCGACCAACGGCTGCTTGGGCGCTGGCCCCGGCGGCAACGGTGCTGTTTGCGTTCTGGCTGCTGCCACTGGCGCAGTTGATGGTGCTCGGCGGGCAACGTCGCGAGGGCGGCGACAGCGGCTATTGGCAAGTGCTGAGCAGCGCGCAATACCTCGGCAGCCTGGCGCAAACCTGCGTTCTCGCGGCAGTGGTGACACTGGCGGCGTTGCTGGTCGGCGGCATCAGTGGGTTGTTTCTTGCTCGTCAGCATTTTTTCGGGCGCTCGGCGTTGGTCGCTTTGTTGACGTTTCCGCTGGCCTTTCCCGGTGTGGTGGTTGGCTTTCTGGTGATTCTGCTGGCCGGCCGTCAAGGACTGTTTGCCGCGCTGGGCCTGGAGTTGGCGGGGGAGCGCTGGATTTTCGCTTACTCGCTGACGGGGTTGTTCATCGGCTATCTGTATTTCTCGATTCCGCGAGTGATCCTCACGGTGATGGCCGCGTGTGAAAGCCTTGATCGCAGCCTGGAAGAAGCCGCACATTCACTCGGCGCCGGGCATTGGCGGGTGGTCTGCGATGTGATCGTGCCGGGGCTGGCGCCGGCGCTCGTGTCCTGCGGGGCTATTTGTTTCGCAACCTCGATGGGGGCGTTTGGCACCGCGTTCACCTTGGGCACACGGCTGAACGTGACGCCCGTGGCGATCTATAACGTGTTCACCAACTACGCCAATTTCAGCGTGGCCGCTGCGCTGTCAGTCGTCCTCGGCGCCGTCACGTGGACGGTGCTATTGCTGGCACGGCGGTTGGCCAAACAGTCGGGGACGGTCTTGTGA
- a CDS encoding OprD family porin → MKASFQVLSFLTGSLGMALSPLASADFINDSKANLTLRNFYFNNDNRDGAAAPSKTEEWGQAFMLNYQSGFTDGTVGFGLDAIGLLGIKLDSGEGRHVGSSMIPDDGNKAADQWGRVGATAKMRFSKTELRYGTLQPKLPILVSNDGRLLPQTFEGGQVSSQEIDNLTFTAGQLEHATGRGSSDSAGLAVAGGTQESNKFTYAGGDYTLTKDLTAQYYYANLEDYYQQHFAGLLHVLPLGEYGSLKTDLRYFKTTSDGKNSSAAGRASGYKFGGYTKGGTGEIDNDTWSAAFIYSLGGHAITAGYQSVSADSNFAQLNQGGLVGKGEGGASLYLYTDRTIQTFIQAGERTAFAQYAYDFAAAGVPGLKASVMYLKGDNIQTTSGKDASEWERDISLDYVIQSGALKNVGFGWRNAMSRSDIARDQDQNRLIVSYTIPLM, encoded by the coding sequence ATGAAAGCCTCGTTTCAAGTATTAAGTTTTTTGACCGGTAGTTTGGGCATGGCCCTGAGTCCACTGGCTTCTGCTGATTTTATTAATGACAGCAAAGCCAACTTGACCTTGCGTAACTTCTATTTCAATAACGACAACCGTGACGGCGCTGCTGCGCCTTCTAAAACCGAAGAGTGGGGACAGGCCTTCATGCTCAACTATCAGTCGGGGTTTACCGACGGGACGGTGGGCTTCGGGCTGGATGCGATCGGTTTGCTCGGCATCAAACTTGACAGCGGTGAGGGGCGGCACGTCGGCAGCTCGATGATCCCCGACGATGGCAACAAAGCCGCCGACCAATGGGGGCGTGTCGGCGCCACGGCAAAGATGCGGTTCTCCAAGACCGAGTTGCGCTATGGCACCTTACAGCCGAAGTTGCCGATCCTAGTGTCGAATGATGGCCGACTGCTGCCGCAGACCTTTGAGGGGGGACAGGTCAGCAGCCAAGAAATCGATAACCTGACGTTTACTGCTGGCCAACTTGAGCATGCGACGGGGCGGGGCTCCAGCGACAGCGCGGGCCTGGCCGTTGCAGGTGGCACTCAGGAAAGCAACAAATTCACCTATGCCGGCGGTGATTACACACTGACTAAAGACCTGACCGCTCAGTATTACTACGCCAATCTTGAAGACTATTACCAACAGCATTTCGCCGGTTTGTTGCATGTACTGCCGTTGGGTGAATACGGCTCGCTGAAAACTGACCTGCGTTATTTCAAAACCACTTCCGATGGCAAGAACAGCAGTGCAGCCGGTCGTGCCAGTGGTTATAAGTTCGGTGGTTACACCAAAGGTGGCACCGGTGAAATTGATAACGACACCTGGAGCGCCGCATTTATTTACTCGTTGGGTGGTCATGCAATCACCGCGGGCTATCAAAGCGTTTCCGCTGACAGCAACTTTGCGCAACTCAATCAGGGCGGGCTAGTGGGCAAAGGTGAGGGCGGTGCCAGTCTCTATTTGTACACCGACCGCACCATTCAAACCTTTATTCAGGCCGGCGAGCGTACTGCCTTCGCCCAATACGCCTACGACTTCGCCGCCGCGGGCGTTCCGGGCCTGAAGGCGTCGGTGATGTACCTCAAGGGGGACAACATCCAGACGACCAGCGGCAAGGATGCGAGTGAATGGGAGCGAGACATCTCGCTGGACTATGTGATTCAAAGTGGGGCGCTGAAGAACGTTGGTTTCGGCTGGCGTAACGCGATGTCTCGAAGCGATATTGCCCGCGACCAGGATCAGAATCGTCTGATCGTCAGCTATACAATCCCGTTGATGTAA
- a CDS encoding ABC transporter substrate-binding protein produces MIRFTKTLSALLLCGVASLAQAAETAICYNCPPEWADWGTQLKAIDDATGVQVPLDNKNSGQSLAQLVAEQAAPVADVVYYGVTFGLQAQKAGVVGTYKPKGWEQIPDGLKDPEGHWFAIHSGTLGIMVNVDALGGLPVPQSWADLLKPEYKGMVGYLDPSSAFVGYVSAVAINQAMGGTLDNFAPAIDYFQKLAKNAPIVPKQTAYARVLSGELPILVDYDFNAYRARYKDQANVAFVIPKEGSISVPYVMSMVGNAPHRANAEKVLDFVLSDQGQALWAKAYLRPVRDMKMPAEVAAQFLPDSDYARAGVVNYEKMAAVQEAFAARYLSEVK; encoded by the coding sequence ATGATCCGCTTCACTAAAACCCTGTCGGCGTTACTGCTGTGTGGTGTGGCCAGCCTGGCCCAGGCCGCTGAAACAGCGATTTGTTACAACTGCCCGCCGGAGTGGGCGGACTGGGGCACGCAACTCAAGGCGATTGACGACGCCACGGGCGTGCAGGTGCCGCTGGACAACAAAAACTCCGGCCAGTCCTTGGCACAGTTGGTCGCAGAGCAAGCCGCTCCGGTGGCGGACGTGGTGTATTACGGTGTGACGTTCGGTTTGCAAGCGCAAAAAGCCGGGGTGGTCGGGACCTATAAACCCAAGGGTTGGGAGCAGATTCCGGACGGTTTGAAAGACCCCGAGGGGCACTGGTTTGCAATTCATTCGGGCACGCTTGGGATCATGGTCAACGTCGATGCGCTGGGGGGCTTGCCGGTTCCGCAAAGCTGGGCCGACCTGCTCAAACCTGAATACAAAGGCATGGTCGGTTACCTTGATCCGTCCAGTGCGTTTGTCGGTTACGTCTCGGCCGTCGCGATTAACCAAGCCATGGGCGGCACCCTGGACAACTTTGCCCCCGCCATCGATTATTTCCAGAAGCTGGCAAAAAACGCTCCCATCGTGCCCAAGCAAACCGCGTATGCGCGGGTGCTTTCCGGTGAGCTGCCGATCCTCGTCGACTACGACTTCAATGCCTACCGTGCCCGCTATAAAGACCAGGCTAACGTCGCGTTCGTGATCCCTAAAGAAGGCAGCATCAGCGTGCCTTATGTGATGAGCATGGTCGGCAACGCGCCCCATCGTGCCAACGCCGAAAAGGTTCTTGATTTTGTGCTGTCCGACCAAGGCCAGGCGTTGTGGGCCAAGGCGTATCTGCGCCCGGTTCGAGACATGAAGATGCCGGCCGAGGTCGCCGCGCAGTTCCTGCCGGACAGCGACTACGCGCGCGCCGGGGTGGTCAATTACGAAAAAATGGCGGCGGTGCAGGAAGCCTTTGCGGCGCGTTATCTGAGTGAGGTCAAGTAA
- a CDS encoding substrate-binding domain-containing protein, with protein sequence MTDLKEVARLAGVSRATAARTFASPEVVRPATREQVFAAARELGFRPNRLGRQLRLQTTNLIGVVVPNLLNPVFAEQFQAMERAARLQGYNLLLATTDYSSERESAVVEELLRQRVDGLVLTVTDAESNRVLQSLASEDTPFVLAYHQPGNPHYSAVSVDNRAGMALATRYLLDAGHRRIGMVAGPALQSDRARLRYAGYCDAMRERGLDSLSVIEMPAHTQADFAALEPLLLGPQAPSALVCSNDLLAISLIAELRRHGWNVPRQLSVIGFDGIALGTQMHPTLCSVVQPIATLASTVIDQLLAQIAGGAPISHCLPCHVRPGESTQPYEETLDDPLH encoded by the coding sequence ATGACTGATTTAAAAGAGGTTGCACGACTGGCAGGTGTCTCGCGGGCGACTGCCGCGCGCACGTTTGCCTCCCCTGAAGTGGTGCGTCCGGCGACCCGCGAGCAAGTCTTCGCCGCTGCCCGCGAACTGGGTTTTCGGCCCAATCGCCTTGGCCGTCAACTGCGCCTGCAAACCACCAACCTGATCGGTGTGGTGGTCCCCAACCTGCTGAATCCGGTGTTCGCCGAGCAGTTCCAGGCCATGGAACGGGCGGCGCGCTTGCAGGGCTACAACTTGTTGTTGGCGACCACCGACTACAGCAGCGAGCGCGAAAGCGCGGTGGTCGAGGAACTGCTGCGACAACGCGTCGATGGCTTGGTGCTGACCGTCACCGACGCCGAAAGCAACCGCGTGCTGCAAAGCCTTGCCAGCGAGGACACACCCTTCGTGCTGGCCTATCACCAACCCGGTAATCCGCACTACAGCGCCGTGTCTGTCGATAACCGTGCCGGCATGGCGCTGGCTACACGTTACTTGCTGGACGCAGGGCATCGGCGCATTGGCATGGTCGCCGGTCCGGCGTTGCAGTCTGACCGCGCGCGCCTGCGTTACGCCGGTTACTGCGACGCCATGCGTGAGCGCGGGCTCGACAGCCTGTCGGTGATCGAAATGCCCGCTCATACCCAGGCCGATTTCGCCGCCCTTGAACCGTTGTTGTTGGGACCGCAAGCACCGAGCGCGTTGGTCTGCTCCAACGATTTGCTGGCGATCAGCCTGATCGCCGAGCTGCGGCGCCACGGCTGGAACGTTCCGCGGCAACTGTCGGTGATCGGTTTTGATGGCATCGCTCTCGGCACGCAGATGCACCCGACGCTGTGCAGCGTGGTGCAGCCGATCGCGACGCTGGCCAGCACCGTGATTGATCAGTTGTTGGCGCAGATCGCTGGCGGCGCCCCCATTTCTCATTGCCTGCCTTGCCATGTCCGGCCAGGTGAAAGTACTCAACCCTACGAGGAGACGCTTGATGATCCGCTTCACTAA
- a CDS encoding ABC transporter ATP-binding protein: MTATPIRLQACRKVFSDGTVAVDDLNLTIEAGETLAILGPSGCGKTTTLRMIAGLERPDAGQIFFADNDVTRLPIERRDVGMVFQNYALFPNLDVAGNIVYGLKIRGQSPAERNKRCTELLELVGLQDHGKRRIHELSGGQRQRVALARALAPRPRVLLLDEPLAALDAQLRERLRSELDQLLRSLRITSVFVTHDQGEAMALGDRILVMEHGRIAQLATPREIYQQPANAFVASFVGNLNVFSVIEPTAHGLKVCGGELPWKGLHAPTVVYCRPEHLRVMDGEGHVRGRLVGQFFQGAQSRLLVDVGAAQPLLVDSPDSVIYATGALIALAVEPQVLFTLHS, encoded by the coding sequence ATGACCGCAACCCCTATTCGCCTGCAAGCTTGCCGCAAGGTGTTCTCTGACGGCACCGTTGCGGTGGATGATTTAAACCTGACCATTGAGGCTGGGGAAACCCTGGCGATCCTCGGCCCGTCTGGTTGCGGTAAAACCACTACGTTGCGCATGATCGCGGGCCTGGAACGCCCGGATGCCGGGCAGATTTTCTTTGCCGACAACGACGTCACGCGCCTGCCCATCGAACGCCGTGACGTGGGCATGGTGTTTCAGAACTACGCGTTGTTTCCGAACCTGGACGTGGCCGGCAATATTGTTTACGGCCTGAAAATTCGTGGCCAGTCGCCCGCTGAGCGCAACAAGCGTTGCACCGAGTTACTGGAACTGGTCGGCCTGCAGGACCACGGTAAACGGCGCATTCATGAGTTGTCCGGTGGTCAGCGCCAGCGCGTCGCGCTTGCCCGTGCGTTGGCACCCAGGCCTCGGGTGTTGCTCCTCGATGAACCGCTGGCGGCGCTGGATGCACAGTTGCGTGAACGCTTACGCAGCGAGTTGGATCAATTGCTGCGCAGCCTGCGTATCACCTCTGTGTTCGTCACTCACGACCAGGGCGAGGCCATGGCGCTGGGGGATCGAATCCTGGTCATGGAGCACGGTCGCATTGCGCAATTGGCCACGCCGCGAGAAATTTACCAGCAGCCGGCCAATGCCTTTGTTGCCAGTTTTGTCGGCAACCTCAATGTGTTTTCAGTGATCGAACCTACAGCTCATGGCCTGAAGGTCTGCGGCGGCGAACTGCCGTGGAAGGGCCTTCATGCGCCCACCGTGGTCTACTGCCGCCCCGAGCATTTGCGCGTGATGGATGGCGAAGGACACGTGCGCGGACGTCTTGTGGGGCAGTTTTTCCAGGGGGCACAAAGTCGCCTGTTAGTGGACGTCGGAGCGGCGCAGCCGTTGTTGGTCGACAGTCCCGACAGCGTAATTTATGCCACGGGTGCGTTGATTGCGTTGGCCGTTGAACCGCAAGTGCTGTTCACCCTGCATTCGTAA
- a CDS encoding ethanolamine ammonia-lyase subunit EutB yields MSFSHSIGGMTWRFESLRELMAKASPARSGDFLAQVAAASDAERAAAQMTLADVPLKRFLNDALIPYEQDEVTRLIMDSHDQVAFAPVSHLTVGGFRDWLLGDEATDVSLKALAPGLTPEMVAAVSKIMRVQDLVLVAQKIRVVTRFRNTVGLRGRMSTRLQPNHPTDDPAGIAASVLDGLLYGNGDAMIGINPATDSLSAISELLKMLDGVIRHYEIPTQSCVLTHVTSSVAAIEKGVPLDLVFQSIAGTEAANSSFGISLEILREGYEAGLSLNRGTVGKNLMYFETGQGSALSANAHFGVDQQTCEARAYAVARHFDPFLVNTVVGFIGPEYLYNGKQIIRAGLEDHFCGKLLGVPMGCDICYTNHAEADQDDMDVLLTLLGVAGINFIMGIPGSDDIMLNYQTTSFHDALYARKTMGLRPAPEFEAWLARMDILRQDDNGLRLGGGVPPIFRQALARLT; encoded by the coding sequence ATGAGCTTCTCCCACAGCATTGGCGGGATGACCTGGCGCTTTGAAAGCTTGCGCGAATTAATGGCAAAGGCGAGTCCCGCGCGCTCTGGCGACTTCCTTGCGCAAGTCGCGGCGGCCAGCGATGCCGAGCGTGCCGCCGCACAGATGACGCTGGCCGATGTGCCGCTCAAGCGTTTTCTCAATGACGCCTTGATCCCCTACGAACAGGATGAGGTCACGCGCTTGATTATGGACAGCCACGATCAAGTCGCCTTTGCCCCGGTCAGTCACCTGACCGTGGGCGGGTTTCGCGATTGGCTGTTGGGCGACGAGGCCACCGACGTCAGCCTTAAGGCACTGGCGCCGGGGTTGACCCCGGAGATGGTGGCTGCGGTGTCGAAGATCATGCGCGTGCAAGACCTGGTGCTGGTGGCGCAGAAAATTCGGGTGGTCACGCGCTTTCGCAATACGGTGGGCCTGCGGGGGCGGATGTCGACGCGCTTGCAACCCAACCACCCGACCGATGATCCGGCCGGGATTGCCGCCAGCGTCCTCGATGGCCTGCTGTACGGTAATGGCGACGCGATGATCGGGATCAACCCGGCCACCGACAGCCTCAGTGCGATCAGCGAATTGTTGAAGATGCTCGACGGCGTGATCCGCCATTACGAGATTCCCACTCAGTCCTGTGTGCTGACCCACGTCACTTCATCGGTGGCGGCGATTGAAAAGGGTGTGCCACTGGACCTGGTGTTTCAGTCCATCGCGGGCACGGAGGCGGCGAACAGTAGTTTCGGTATCAGCCTGGAAATTTTGCGCGAAGGCTACGAAGCGGGTCTGAGCCTGAATCGCGGCACAGTGGGCAAAAACCTGATGTATTTCGAAACCGGGCAGGGCAGTGCGTTGTCGGCCAATGCGCACTTTGGCGTCGACCAGCAAACCTGCGAAGCCCGCGCCTATGCTGTGGCCCGGCACTTCGACCCGTTTCTGGTTAACACCGTGGTCGGTTTTATCGGCCCGGAGTACCTGTACAACGGCAAGCAAATTATCCGTGCGGGCCTTGAAGATCACTTCTGCGGCAAGCTGCTGGGCGTGCCCATGGGCTGTGACATTTGTTACACCAACCACGCCGAAGCCGATCAGGACGATATGGACGTGCTGCTGACGTTACTGGGTGTAGCCGGGATCAACTTCATCATGGGCATCCCGGGTTCTGACGACATCATGCTCAATTACCAGACCACCTCGTTTCACGACGCACTGTATGCGCGCAAGACCATGGGGCTGCGCCCGGCGCCGGAGTTCGAGGCATGGCTGGCGCGCATGGACATCCTGCGTCAGGACGATAACGGCTTGCGTCTGGGCGGTGGCGTACCGCCGATATTCCGTCAGGCACTGGCGCGGCTAACGTGA
- a CDS encoding ABC transporter permease, producing the protein MKRSTLFIAQLVFTLLVCAFMLVPVLMSLLAGLTRNYFVGVKSGLTFDWLIQVWQAYSPTVWLSLQLAVACAVCVCVMGVPAAYALVRMNNRFSRAFEELMVLPVAMPGLASALALLLTYGQFGGFRRSWLFILVGHVLFTLPFLVRPVMAVMQRQQLPTLEEAAASLGAGPLKRFFSVVVPNCRAGILAGVLMVVTLSLGEFNLTWMLHTPMTKTLPVGLADSYASARLEVASAYTLIFLLMIVPLLIALQAISARLSRGERR; encoded by the coding sequence GTGAAGCGCTCAACATTGTTTATCGCCCAGCTGGTTTTTACCCTGTTGGTCTGTGCCTTTATGTTGGTGCCGGTGCTGATGTCGTTACTGGCCGGGCTGACGCGCAACTACTTCGTGGGTGTGAAAAGTGGCCTGACCTTTGATTGGTTGATTCAGGTCTGGCAGGCCTATTCGCCGACGGTCTGGCTGTCGCTGCAATTAGCCGTGGCCTGCGCCGTGTGCGTCTGCGTGATGGGTGTTCCGGCGGCTTATGCCTTGGTGCGGATGAACAACCGCTTCAGTCGCGCGTTCGAGGAACTGATGGTGCTGCCGGTGGCGATGCCGGGTTTGGCCAGTGCCTTGGCGTTGCTGTTGACCTATGGCCAGTTCGGCGGGTTTCGTCGCAGTTGGCTGTTCATCCTGGTCGGGCATGTGCTGTTTACTTTGCCGTTTTTAGTGCGGCCGGTGATGGCGGTGATGCAGCGCCAGCAGTTGCCGACGCTTGAAGAAGCCGCCGCGAGCCTGGGCGCCGGGCCGCTCAAGCGCTTTTTCAGTGTGGTGGTGCCCAACTGCCGTGCCGGGATTCTGGCCGGGGTGCTGATGGTCGTCACCCTGTCGCTGGGAGAGTTCAACCTGACCTGGATGCTCCACACACCGATGACCAAAACCTTGCCGGTGGGCCTCGCCGACAGTTATGCCTCGGCGCGGCTGGAAGTGGCCAGTGCCTACACCCTCATATTTCTGTTGATGATCGTGCCGCTGCTGATTGCGTTGCAGGCCATCAGCGCCCGTCTGTCTCGTGGAGAGCGTCGATGA
- the eutC gene encoding ethanolamine ammonia-lyase subunit EutC, whose product MQDPEDPLHLDVWRSLRQLTSARIGLGQAGTSLPSTAQLDFQFAHAQARDAVHLPFDPGAITENLAGRQRETLTLHSAAPNRDTYLQRPDLGRRLCDASVQQLCTHALQHAGGYDLALVVADGLSSLAASRHSLPMLERIDELARAEGWSLAPVVLVAQGRVAVADEIAERLGARMVVILIGERPGLSSPDSLGLYFTFAPRTGLNDASRNCISNVRLEGMSYAMAAHKLHYLMREAWRRKLSGVNLKDDAPMRTLDAGAAPSQGNFLLAAPRA is encoded by the coding sequence ATGCAAGACCCTGAAGATCCGCTGCACCTGGACGTCTGGAGATCGCTGCGCCAACTGACCTCGGCGCGCATTGGCTTGGGGCAGGCGGGCACCAGCCTGCCCAGCACGGCTCAACTGGATTTCCAGTTTGCGCATGCCCAGGCACGCGACGCGGTGCATCTGCCATTCGATCCTGGGGCGATTACGGAAAACCTCGCTGGCCGTCAACGCGAAACCTTGACCCTACACAGTGCTGCACCGAACCGTGACACGTACTTGCAGCGTCCGGACCTCGGGCGCCGGTTGTGTGACGCCTCGGTTCAGCAGCTTTGCACCCATGCGCTACAGCATGCGGGTGGCTACGATCTGGCGCTGGTGGTGGCCGACGGTTTGTCGTCGCTGGCAGCGTCGCGTCACAGCCTGCCGATGCTCGAACGCATCGACGAATTGGCTCGCGCCGAAGGCTGGAGCCTGGCCCCGGTGGTGTTGGTGGCGCAGGGGCGGGTGGCCGTGGCGGATGAAATCGCCGAGCGTTTGGGCGCCAGAATGGTGGTGATCCTGATCGGCGAAAGGCCGGGTCTCAGCTCGCCGGACAGCCTCGGTTTGTACTTCACTTTCGCCCCGCGAACAGGCTTGAACGACGCCTCGCGCAACTGTATTTCCAATGTGCGTCTGGAGGGCATGAGCTACGCGATGGCCGCGCATAAATTGCACTACCTGATGCGTGAAGCCTGGCGTCGGAAATTATCCGGCGTCAACTTGAAGGACGACGCGCCGATGCGCACGCTGGACGCGGGGGCGGCGCCCAGCCAAGGCAATTTTCTGTTGGCAGCACCTCGGGCCTGA
- a CDS encoding phosphodiesterase — MNRPFLIAQISDLHLKADQKLTYGVVDSLGALRRAVDHLNASRPRPDIVVISGDLVDFGRPDEYAVLKSQLARLHMPFYLVPGNHDDREHLRAAFTDHVYLPTRAHVPLDWLVEEHPVRLVGLDTTIPGAHGGQVLDSQLRWLNEQLAFRPEVPTLLILHHPPFITGIGHMDREPFINAAALEAVVARHPQVERLLCGHLHRPMQRRFGGTLSCVCPGTSHQIVLDLEDAAPAHFNLEPAGYLVHRWHPQHGLVTHNAVFGEYAGPYPFYDAHGLID; from the coding sequence TTGAACCGTCCTTTTCTCATTGCGCAGATCAGCGATCTGCACCTTAAAGCCGATCAAAAGCTGACCTACGGTGTGGTCGATAGCCTGGGCGCGTTGCGGCGTGCGGTTGATCATTTGAATGCCAGCCGGCCGCGCCCCGACATCGTAGTGATTAGCGGCGACCTGGTGGATTTTGGCCGTCCCGATGAATACGCCGTACTGAAGTCGCAACTGGCGCGGTTGCACATGCCGTTCTACCTGGTGCCCGGCAATCACGATGATCGAGAGCATTTGCGGGCGGCGTTTACCGATCATGTCTACCTGCCGACCCGCGCCCATGTGCCGTTGGATTGGCTGGTCGAGGAGCACCCGGTGCGCCTTGTCGGCTTGGACACGACCATCCCGGGTGCCCATGGCGGGCAGGTGCTGGACAGCCAGTTGCGCTGGCTTAATGAGCAATTGGCCTTTCGTCCCGAGGTGCCGACGCTGCTGATCCTGCACCACCCACCTTTCATCACCGGTATCGGCCACATGGACCGCGAGCCGTTCATCAATGCGGCGGCGCTGGAGGCCGTGGTCGCTCGTCATCCGCAAGTAGAGCGCCTGCTCTGCGGGCATTTGCATCGGCCGATGCAGCGACGTTTCGGTGGCACGTTGAGTTGTGTATGCCCTGGCACTTCTCACCAGATTGTGCTCGATCTGGAAGATGCCGCACCGGCGCATTTCAATCTGGAACCCGCGGGTTATCTGGTGCATCGCTGGCATCCGCAGCACGGTCTGGTAACCCACAACGCCGTGTTTGGGGAATACGCCGGGCCCTATCCGTTTTATGACGCCCATGGATTGATCGATTGA